One window from the genome of Limnochordia bacterium encodes:
- a CDS encoding Gfo/Idh/MocA family oxidoreductase, whose protein sequence is MDKIKIGVVGVSGRGAMARCWHNERQERSVVVAGMDTSTEFLEGFKQRVNPNAYTTTNFEELLEQDIDAVAIFSPDHFHEEQTIAALKAGKHVFCEKPMAISVEGCDRMLEAWKKSGKRLMIGHNMRYMRFVRTMKEIIDSGVIGELKMVWCRHFINYGGRYYFHDWHGNSENTDTLLLQKGAHDIDVIHWLAGGYTTSVVGTGGLDYYGGEKDNDLRCPTCPERRTCVEVQSEHEPARRQMCVYRKEIDVEDTNMILMNLDNGVRAAYLQCHFTPDVYRNYTFIGTEGRLENVNGEDTIMVLTRRSNTWREYSSRTYNVKSAAGGHGGSDELITEDFLDLLLTGKSAISDPVAARMAVATGSAGARSIRNNSKQVLVNKPSL, encoded by the coding sequence ATGGACAAGATCAAAATTGGCGTAGTAGGCGTATCAGGCCGGGGAGCTATGGCCCGTTGCTGGCACAATGAGAGACAAGAACGTTCTGTTGTAGTTGCAGGAATGGATACTTCAACGGAGTTTCTAGAAGGATTCAAACAAAGGGTCAACCCTAATGCTTACACCACAACAAACTTTGAAGAGCTTCTTGAACAAGACATAGATGCAGTCGCCATTTTCTCACCGGACCATTTCCATGAGGAACAGACAATTGCCGCATTAAAAGCCGGTAAACACGTCTTCTGCGAAAAACCCATGGCCATTTCCGTTGAAGGCTGCGATCGCATGTTAGAAGCTTGGAAGAAATCGGGAAAGCGTCTGATGATCGGGCATAATATGCGCTACATGCGATTTGTGCGGACCATGAAGGAAATCATCGACTCCGGGGTGATTGGCGAGCTAAAAATGGTCTGGTGCCGCCACTTTATTAATTACGGTGGCCGCTACTACTTCCACGATTGGCATGGAAACAGTGAAAACACCGATACCTTACTCCTGCAAAAGGGAGCCCACGACATTGACGTTATCCACTGGTTGGCCGGGGGATACACCACGTCTGTTGTAGGCACGGGAGGACTGGACTACTACGGTGGAGAAAAAGACAACGACCTAAGATGTCCTACTTGTCCCGAGCGGAGAACTTGCGTGGAAGTACAATCTGAGCATGAGCCAGCCCGCCGACAAATGTGTGTATACCGCAAAGAGATCGATGTGGAGGACACCAACATGATCCTCATGAACCTGGACAATGGGGTCCGGGCAGCATATCTGCAGTGTCATTTTACCCCGGATGTTTACCGCAATTATACCTTCATTGGAACCGAAGGACGGCTTGAGAACGTGAACGGTGAAGACACAATCATGGTACTAACCCGTCGCTCAAACACTTGGCGGGAGTACTCTAGCCGAACCTACAATGTCAAATCGGCCGCAGGAGGACACGGGGGTTCCGACGAATTGATTACTGAGGATTTTCTGGACTTATTACTTACCGGTAAGAGCGCCATTTCTGATCCGGTTGCCGCCCGCATGGCCGTGGCCACAGGATCGGCAGGAGCTAGATCCATTCGCAACAATAGTAAACAGGTACTTGTAAACAAACCAAGTCTTTAG
- a CDS encoding AAA family ATPase produces the protein MRFRYLELTPFGCFDNKRIEFADQASFHLLFGQNEAGKSTVLRGILDVLFGVPEGSTDGYLYGNQNLRIGALLQHSSGKELAFRRRKGRKNTFLDPNDTPADESRLLPYLAGLERNVYEQMFGLNHARLREGGRALVASQGALGENLFQAAAGITGLHQLIEQLEEEARQLYRPRASKWPINEGMTRLAQIQDQLRQHTLHPRQYLDLEAAYQQQIKKLAGVEQNMKHLSEEVTKRKRMLRTRTQLGHLKHCRERLEQIGPVPILSKDAPQIRIRTMETIEHAQQLQQSSLEAMRTCQEQEQALVINQKLLTQGANIAAGMQRLEQYRDKLNRRPELLGEIRLLEQSTNILLKEIYPERTLTEIEETRPSLISIESIKLLAEEHEQLMQKQSTIDEKLRKLNKAIILNREKQERLDRALDSRKLRNLVRTAIEKGDPASLELESRQQLLELTSKLEQHLRKLEPWQGSWDELCKLPVPLRETVEDFQKNVEQVQAELAVLTARLAEVHRLQWDKKTQLSTLNLTMPVPSHEDLTQARKHRERGWQLVKQAWLDQHTDPREVLTFTDGQPLSQAYERSVVRADQLSDEMYSKSANIASKTQLEAELLRLGQTISRLEEERRERAQCYENLMHSWEDLWQPCGFVPRAPKEMLAWLKLFAQTLEFGTRVRSLEQEMQITAQQFEDLELKLRNTLTELGTDTNPDETLDQLVSTAEQICSKIDQDAGTLQTLREHETDLTLDLKNAQNDLEELTVALDKWNKQWTQARAALHLPESTLPAVAVSFVQSLERLLSQRDQLKQYYTEEEQIADYLADFEGKIAKLLQDAGYETLDLTPELTLIKLDQAYKQASANLARQEQIRQQLQTHQEAAKQAESTLKRAQEKLQALMKEADVSNIADLERAEERSGEVLELREKIKAIEDALLESGDGLTLSQLILEAEGVDPDCLQAELESIQTRLANLRTDYARQQQEFGALKRDYEQASLGSIDEASYLAEQAQGVLAELEGYTTQYVQIILAKSMLQMGVESYREQHQDPVLARAGELFQQLTLGSFVGLVVDYDSKDNPLILGLRADGERVRVEDMSDGTQDQIYLTLRLASVEQYVRTAEPLPLVLDDILINFDDERAAKALTILGNLSQLTQIIFFTHHQNIVTLAKQMLPESVISVHRL, from the coding sequence ATGAGGTTTAGGTACCTGGAACTAACTCCTTTTGGTTGTTTTGACAATAAACGCATCGAATTCGCAGACCAAGCTTCCTTTCACCTCCTATTTGGTCAAAATGAAGCGGGCAAAAGTACAGTGCTCCGGGGGATTCTCGATGTCCTATTCGGTGTTCCCGAAGGGTCCACCGATGGATATTTATATGGTAATCAGAACCTGCGCATTGGTGCTTTGCTCCAGCATTCCAGTGGTAAGGAACTGGCCTTTCGCCGTCGCAAGGGAAGAAAAAACACCTTCCTTGATCCGAACGATACCCCCGCTGATGAGTCCCGGTTATTGCCGTATTTAGCTGGTCTTGAACGAAATGTCTATGAACAGATGTTTGGGTTAAACCACGCTCGCTTAAGGGAGGGGGGCAGAGCCCTCGTCGCCTCCCAGGGTGCCCTGGGAGAGAACCTGTTTCAAGCCGCTGCCGGTATTACGGGACTACACCAGCTTATAGAGCAATTGGAGGAAGAGGCAAGACAGCTGTACCGGCCCCGCGCGAGCAAATGGCCCATCAATGAAGGAATGACCCGCTTGGCCCAGATACAGGACCAACTAAGGCAACACACCCTCCATCCTCGACAGTATCTTGATCTTGAAGCAGCTTACCAACAACAGATCAAGAAGTTAGCCGGGGTTGAGCAAAACATGAAACACCTTTCCGAGGAAGTGACAAAACGCAAACGCATGCTGCGCACCCGAACCCAATTAGGACACTTGAAGCACTGCCGGGAGCGACTTGAGCAAATTGGCCCCGTGCCAATTCTATCAAAGGATGCTCCACAAATACGAATCCGTACCATGGAGACTATAGAGCATGCGCAACAACTACAGCAAAGCTCGCTAGAAGCAATGAGAACCTGTCAGGAACAGGAACAGGCCTTAGTAATAAACCAAAAGCTCCTTACCCAAGGAGCCAATATCGCCGCAGGAATGCAACGCCTAGAACAATACCGAGATAAGCTCAATCGACGGCCAGAACTCCTAGGGGAAATTCGTCTCTTGGAGCAAAGCACCAATATCCTGCTAAAGGAAATCTATCCTGAAAGAACCTTAACCGAAATCGAGGAAACCCGTCCATCCTTGATCAGCATCGAGTCAATTAAGCTCCTAGCAGAAGAGCACGAACAGCTCATGCAAAAGCAAAGTACAATCGATGAAAAGCTAAGGAAACTTAACAAGGCAATCATCCTCAACAGGGAAAAACAGGAAAGATTGGACCGGGCATTGGATTCCCGGAAACTACGAAATCTTGTCCGTACCGCCATTGAGAAGGGCGATCCCGCAAGCCTCGAGCTAGAGTCAAGGCAGCAGCTGCTTGAGCTGACAAGTAAGCTTGAACAGCATCTACGAAAGCTAGAACCGTGGCAGGGATCATGGGATGAATTATGCAAACTGCCGGTTCCCCTCCGGGAGACGGTGGAGGATTTTCAAAAGAATGTTGAACAAGTTCAGGCGGAACTAGCAGTCCTAACAGCAAGACTAGCAGAAGTTCATAGGCTACAATGGGACAAAAAGACGCAGTTGAGCACACTAAATCTCACCATGCCGGTACCTTCCCATGAGGATCTCACCCAGGCACGCAAGCATAGAGAAAGGGGTTGGCAGCTCGTCAAACAAGCCTGGCTAGATCAACACACCGACCCTCGGGAGGTCCTGACCTTTACCGATGGACAACCCCTATCCCAAGCCTACGAACGGTCAGTAGTAAGAGCCGACCAGCTTAGCGATGAAATGTACAGCAAGTCTGCCAATATCGCCAGCAAGACCCAGCTGGAAGCAGAGTTGTTGAGACTTGGACAAACCATCTCCCGGCTTGAGGAAGAAAGAAGGGAGCGGGCACAGTGCTATGAGAACCTCATGCACAGCTGGGAAGACCTATGGCAGCCCTGCGGCTTTGTCCCCCGCGCGCCAAAGGAAATGCTGGCCTGGCTAAAGCTGTTTGCGCAAACGCTAGAATTCGGGACAAGGGTCCGCTCCTTGGAGCAGGAAATGCAGATTACTGCACAACAATTTGAAGACCTAGAGCTTAAACTGCGAAACACCCTCACCGAACTGGGGACTGACACTAACCCCGATGAAACACTGGACCAGTTGGTATCCACTGCCGAACAGATATGTTCGAAGATTGATCAAGATGCTGGGACGTTGCAAACCCTTAGGGAGCACGAAACGGATCTGACCCTTGATCTAAAAAACGCCCAGAACGATCTAGAAGAACTAACAGTAGCTTTGGACAAATGGAACAAACAGTGGACCCAGGCCCGCGCAGCCCTTCACCTACCGGAAAGCACTCTTCCGGCGGTGGCTGTCTCCTTCGTGCAAAGCCTAGAAAGGCTCCTCTCCCAACGGGATCAGCTAAAACAGTATTATACGGAAGAAGAACAAATAGCAGATTACCTTGCAGATTTTGAAGGTAAAATTGCGAAGCTTTTGCAGGACGCCGGATATGAAACTTTGGACCTTACCCCGGAACTTACATTGATCAAGCTTGATCAAGCGTACAAACAAGCCAGCGCTAATCTAGCTAGGCAAGAGCAAATTCGTCAACAACTGCAAACGCATCAGGAGGCGGCAAAACAGGCAGAGTCCACCCTTAAGCGGGCACAAGAGAAGCTTCAAGCCCTCATGAAGGAGGCAGACGTTAGTAACATCGCCGATCTGGAAAGGGCAGAGGAGAGGTCTGGTGAAGTCTTAGAACTGCGCGAGAAGATAAAGGCAATCGAAGATGCTCTCCTAGAAAGCGGGGATGGTCTGACTTTATCCCAGCTTATCTTGGAGGCAGAAGGGGTCGATCCCGATTGCCTGCAAGCAGAGTTAGAAAGCATCCAAACCAGACTAGCCAACCTCCGAACAGACTATGCCCGTCAACAACAGGAATTCGGGGCCTTGAAGCGGGACTATGAGCAGGCAAGCCTGGGAAGTATTGACGAAGCATCATATCTTGCGGAACAGGCCCAGGGGGTCCTTGCTGAACTAGAGGGGTATACAACGCAATATGTGCAGATCATTTTGGCGAAATCCATGCTACAGATGGGTGTTGAGAGTTACCGAGAGCAGCATCAAGATCCAGTACTGGCCCGGGCTGGAGAACTGTTCCAGCAGCTGACCCTAGGTTCTTTTGTAGGGTTAGTGGTAGACTATGATTCCAAGGATAACCCACTTATCCTCGGACTACGCGCTGATGGGGAGCGGGTCCGGGTGGAGGATATGAGTGACGGAACCCAGGATCAAATATATCTGACCTTACGATTGGCCAGCGTGGAGCAATATGTGAGGACAGCTGAACCCCTTCCCTTAGTGTTGGACGATATTTTGATCAACTTTGACGATGAGCGAGCAGCGAAAGCATTAACCATTTTGGGCAACCTTTCACAGTTGACCCAGATCATCTTCTTCACCCATCATCAAAACATAGTCACCTTAGCCAAGCAGATGCTCCCAGAATCTGTCATATCTGTGCACAGGCTTTGA
- the hslO gene encoding Hsp33 family molecular chaperone HslO, whose translation MSDKLVRAMFANNQARIIAALTTDLVEAGRDIHGTYPTATAAFGRCLTAAALLGSMTKNDERVILQIIGDGPIGRIIAESSPELLVRGFIQNPAVHLPLNKKGKLAVGPAVGKGHLYITRQTGLKTPYQGSVALVSGEIAEDLACYFSSSEQIPSVVALGVLVNPDGSVKAAGGLILQLLPGASDEIIDCLESRMSNMPPISRLIENGKTPEAIIHLLANDLQPRIISEQPVEYRCRCSKERFLNALTVVQEKDLQEMITEDQGAELVCHFCGNRYHITESELTDLLAEKGKEHDL comes from the coding sequence GTGAGCGACAAACTAGTACGCGCTATGTTCGCTAATAACCAAGCAAGGATCATTGCCGCCCTAACAACGGATCTCGTAGAGGCAGGGCGCGACATTCACGGCACCTATCCCACGGCAACTGCCGCCTTTGGTCGATGTCTTACCGCTGCAGCTTTGTTGGGATCCATGACCAAGAATGACGAACGGGTAATCCTACAGATCATCGGGGATGGCCCCATTGGACGCATCATCGCGGAAAGTAGTCCGGAGCTCTTGGTGAGGGGATTCATTCAAAACCCAGCGGTGCACCTGCCCTTAAATAAGAAAGGCAAGCTAGCAGTTGGCCCAGCGGTGGGGAAGGGGCATTTATACATTACCCGACAGACTGGACTAAAAACCCCTTATCAAGGGAGTGTTGCTTTGGTAAGTGGTGAAATAGCCGAAGATCTCGCCTGTTATTTCTCTAGCTCAGAACAAATACCCTCGGTAGTAGCCCTAGGAGTACTGGTGAACCCGGACGGTTCAGTGAAAGCCGCAGGTGGCCTAATCTTGCAGCTGCTGCCCGGTGCGTCAGATGAAATCATTGATTGTCTCGAATCTAGAATGAGCAATATGCCCCCCATTAGCAGGCTTATTGAAAATGGGAAGACCCCGGAAGCAATAATCCATCTTTTGGCAAATGACCTACAGCCACGCATTATTAGTGAACAACCGGTGGAATACCGCTGTAGATGCTCAAAAGAGCGGTTTTTAAACGCCTTAACCGTAGTCCAAGAGAAGGATCTTCAGGAAATGATCACCGAAGATCAAGGGGCAGAGCTTGTCTGTCATTTCTGCGGTAATAGGTACCATATCACTGAGTCTGAGCTAACAGACCTCCTTGCGGAAAAGGGAAAGGAGCACGACCTGTAA
- a CDS encoding threonine/serine exporter family protein, with product MDYLIQLLLAGTTAIGFGQLYGVPRRLTFWVAVPSALGWLVIIVAKAIGASELVAFFASSTVIGISGELMARRFHAPASLFIIPGIFVLVPGANAYQAMLCFIQRDYEGGVIEAVITMLLATAIAMGLIVANAIIYLRRR from the coding sequence ATGGATTATCTCATTCAGCTCTTGCTAGCTGGGACCACCGCAATCGGTTTCGGACAGTTGTACGGGGTGCCTAGACGCCTTACTTTCTGGGTAGCTGTGCCAAGTGCTCTAGGGTGGCTAGTTATTATTGTCGCTAAGGCTATTGGAGCCAGTGAACTAGTGGCGTTTTTTGCCTCTTCCACGGTGATCGGCATCTCAGGCGAATTGATGGCTCGCCGATTTCATGCCCCTGCTTCTCTGTTTATCATCCCGGGTATCTTTGTCTTAGTTCCCGGTGCCAATGCTTACCAAGCGATGCTGTGTTTCATCCAGAGAGATTACGAAGGTGGTGTTATTGAAGCAGTAATCACCATGCTTCTTGCCACCGCGATCGCCATGGGACTCATAGTTGCTAACGCTATTATCTACTTGCGGCGTCGTTGA
- a CDS encoding HD domain-containing protein — MSAIFEEIPVAQLLFAVTGAFDLADKRFRMHAKRVLFTSMQLGEELDLDFSAMKTLFMAAILHDIGILDDVERTELIERDVPQDKVIEHSQRGSALLNKIPEFDHLASIIKHHHRPFNTLPSSNEVFLCSIIFLADRAVIAAGEELVEPSEIKEILAWLRSNSNTLFDPRVVAAFESIATRPSFWLDLMTDYVRDRCFDYSYLIADQFVSPLVLGRLFASMIDLRSPFTSRHSFLVASTARNIGSKLGFSEQECRMLELAGLLHDVGKLAVPNTILEKEGSLTYEERAQIQVHPYFTFRILDRIQGLEIVKEWASFHHERLDGTGYPFQIEEDELSLGSRILAVADVYAALSERRPYKEPLPSSQVVALLRRNAANGGLDPFVVEIVASLPEHTHLLETV, encoded by the coding sequence ATGTCTGCTATCTTTGAGGAAATCCCGGTGGCTCAACTGCTGTTTGCAGTTACGGGAGCTTTTGACTTAGCTGATAAGAGATTTCGTATGCACGCTAAGCGAGTCCTTTTCACCAGTATGCAGCTCGGAGAGGAATTGGACCTTGACTTTTCCGCCATGAAGACGCTTTTTATGGCAGCTATTTTGCACGATATTGGCATCTTAGACGATGTAGAAAGGACTGAGTTAATCGAGCGAGACGTCCCCCAGGACAAGGTGATAGAACACAGTCAGCGGGGAAGCGCACTGTTGAACAAAATCCCCGAATTTGATCATCTAGCCAGTATCATCAAGCATCACCACCGTCCCTTTAATACACTGCCTAGTAGCAATGAAGTTTTCCTCTGTAGCATCATCTTTCTTGCCGATCGTGCGGTTATCGCCGCAGGGGAGGAATTGGTGGAGCCTAGTGAGATCAAAGAGATCCTAGCCTGGCTCCGTAGCAATTCAAATACCTTGTTTGATCCGCGGGTAGTTGCTGCCTTTGAGAGCATTGCAACAAGGCCCTCCTTTTGGCTAGACCTAATGACCGACTATGTACGGGACCGTTGTTTTGATTACTCTTATCTTATCGCCGATCAATTTGTCAGTCCCTTGGTCCTCGGACGTCTTTTTGCCAGCATGATCGACCTGCGCTCACCCTTTACCAGCCGTCACTCCTTTCTGGTAGCAAGTACTGCTAGGAACATAGGAAGCAAGCTAGGCTTCTCCGAACAGGAATGTAGGATGCTCGAGCTTGCCGGACTGCTGCATGATGTGGGCAAATTGGCGGTACCCAATACCATTCTGGAAAAAGAGGGCAGTCTAACCTATGAAGAACGGGCGCAGATCCAAGTCCACCCTTATTTTACCTTTCGCATTCTAGACCGTATCCAAGGTCTGGAGATTGTGAAGGAGTGGGCTTCCTTTCACCACGAACGCCTCGATGGTACAGGGTACCCTTTCCAGATCGAAGAAGACGAGTTGTCTTTGGGGTCAAGGATTTTGGCCGTTGCCGACGTCTACGCGGCCCTAAGCGAGAGAAGACCGTATAAAGAGCCCCTCCCATCGAGCCAAGTGGTGGCCCTCCTCAGACGGAACGCTGCCAATGGTGGTCTAGACCCCTTTGTTGTCGAGATAGTCGCCTCATTACCTGAACATACCCATCTACTTGAAACAGTTTAA
- a CDS encoding ADP-ribosylglycohydrolase family protein: MLAHLNRKDYYNSVYGGWLGKNIGGTLGGPMEGRKEVLNLEFFPQKGPLPNDDLDLQLVWLHALETHGPELDEKHLSEEWLAHVFFNYDEYGYGLTNARKGMVPPLSGWFDNPFTNCMGSPIRSEIWGMVAPGRPDLAIRYALADAVTDHAGGEGVYGEMFFAAIESAAFVNKDRDQLLQIGLSVIPETCRVYAAVKEVIEAYESGKDWLEAREIVLEKHGRPNFTDAPQNIAFTVLGWLYGTDFGDAILKAVNCGYDTDCTGATLGAILGIILGRDALPQKWIEPVGDEIMVTPTVHGLDAPKTLKELTERTCRMGMKVLMMQDALAGFSDDTLVINTTIGLEEVARKLWAESVTSYSHTLPGIDVVIDLGDLGPAVFPGIKRTVTATLCNTLTSPWIGSCTIEVEQGWQCSSHLLNLAPGESKTVELSIWPPEELPPYLRMPLVLKRELNQRTWTEYRVPVIFDTGRTYRITDHTGTETLMNFPGTTLTLPQGPCVATTQVLSPREQQVQLMVATEGGFKAILNGTTVLESDANRDFMPAYNRPYRETICTVDLQAGANELTIHVNDTRNVSCTFLTNDQPRHAVLDLVFRT; the protein is encoded by the coding sequence TTGCTAGCTCATCTGAACAGGAAAGACTATTATAATAGTGTGTACGGAGGTTGGCTAGGTAAGAACATCGGCGGGACCCTAGGTGGTCCCATGGAAGGACGCAAAGAGGTGCTTAACCTTGAGTTCTTTCCCCAGAAGGGACCGTTACCCAACGATGATCTAGACCTGCAACTGGTCTGGTTGCACGCTTTAGAGACCCATGGACCAGAACTAGACGAAAAGCACCTGTCCGAGGAATGGTTGGCCCACGTGTTCTTTAACTATGACGAGTACGGATATGGCCTGACAAATGCACGCAAGGGCATGGTGCCCCCACTTTCCGGTTGGTTTGACAACCCCTTCACCAACTGCATGGGCTCACCGATTCGTTCCGAAATCTGGGGTATGGTTGCACCGGGCAGACCGGATTTGGCCATCCGCTATGCATTGGCTGATGCTGTCACAGATCACGCCGGTGGGGAAGGAGTCTATGGTGAAATGTTCTTCGCCGCCATCGAAAGTGCCGCTTTTGTCAACAAGGATCGGGACCAATTACTGCAAATTGGACTGTCGGTCATTCCCGAAACTTGTCGGGTCTATGCGGCTGTAAAAGAAGTCATCGAGGCCTATGAGTCTGGAAAGGACTGGCTTGAAGCCCGGGAAATTGTCTTGGAGAAACATGGACGTCCCAATTTCACCGACGCTCCCCAAAATATTGCCTTTACCGTCTTGGGCTGGCTATATGGAACAGATTTCGGTGATGCCATCTTAAAGGCAGTCAACTGCGGATATGATACCGACTGCACCGGGGCTACCTTAGGTGCTATTTTAGGCATTATCCTTGGACGAGACGCCCTGCCGCAAAAGTGGATCGAACCGGTGGGGGATGAGATTATGGTCACCCCAACGGTACATGGTCTTGATGCACCCAAGACCCTAAAGGAGCTGACCGAACGAACCTGCCGAATGGGCATGAAGGTCCTTATGATGCAGGACGCCCTGGCCGGGTTTTCCGACGACACCTTAGTGATTAACACTACCATTGGATTAGAAGAAGTGGCCCGAAAACTCTGGGCAGAAAGCGTTACCTCTTACTCCCATACCTTACCTGGTATTGACGTCGTCATCGACTTAGGGGACTTGGGGCCCGCCGTTTTCCCTGGGATAAAACGTACGGTCACCGCAACACTTTGCAACACTCTGACCAGTCCTTGGATCGGTAGTTGTACCATTGAAGTAGAACAGGGCTGGCAATGCTCCAGCCATCTCCTCAACCTAGCGCCCGGTGAGTCTAAAACAGTGGAGCTATCGATTTGGCCTCCCGAGGAGCTGCCTCCATATCTACGGATGCCCCTGGTACTAAAGCGGGAGCTTAATCAGCGGACTTGGACCGAATACCGCGTGCCAGTCATTTTTGATACCGGACGGACCTACCGAATAACGGATCATACTGGTACCGAGACTCTAATGAATTTCCCCGGTACTACATTGACCTTACCCCAGGGCCCCTGTGTAGCCACTACCCAAGTCCTATCACCTAGGGAGCAACAGGTTCAGCTCATGGTTGCCACCGAGGGAGGTTTCAAGGCGATTCTAAACGGTACCACCGTATTGGAAAGCGACGCTAATCGTGATTTCATGCCCGCCTACAACCGTCCCTACCGAGAGACAATTTGCACCGTGGATCTACAGGCTGGAGCCAATGAGCTAACAATCCATGTGAACGATACAAGGAATGTTAGCTGCACATTCCTCACCAACGATCAACCCCGCCACGCTGTATTGGATCTGGTATTTCGCACTTAA
- a CDS encoding aldo/keto reductase family protein → MRYRSVGKSGLKVSEIGLGSWLTYGGYVDETTAMDCIRKAYELGINFFDTANVYHRGAAEQILGKTLRQFPRESYVLATKVFFPMGEGPNDRGLSRKHIMEQCHASLKRLRTDYIDLYQCHRYDPEVPLDETLRALDDLVTQGKVLYVGVSQWTPAQITSALGMAKTLNLHPIISNQPCYNMLQRDIESEIVPLCTQEGIGQIVYSPLAQGVLTGKYRRGKTIPTNSRATEENAKQFVQRVLTEENLLKVEKLSALAAQYDLTMIELALGWILRLPIISSAIVGARTPEQVAQNAKASGVVLPDELLTQLQTILD, encoded by the coding sequence GTGCGTTATCGGAGTGTCGGTAAGAGTGGTTTGAAGGTAAGCGAGATTGGGCTGGGCAGCTGGCTTACCTATGGTGGATATGTAGATGAGACTACCGCGATGGACTGTATCCGCAAAGCCTATGAGCTAGGGATCAACTTCTTTGATACCGCTAATGTCTATCATCGAGGAGCGGCCGAGCAAATCCTTGGTAAGACTTTAAGACAGTTTCCCCGGGAATCCTATGTCCTTGCTACGAAAGTGTTCTTTCCTATGGGTGAGGGTCCCAATGACCGAGGACTGTCTCGCAAACATATCATGGAGCAGTGCCATGCTTCCTTGAAACGGTTGCGGACTGACTACATCGATCTTTACCAATGCCATCGCTACGACCCAGAAGTGCCTCTAGATGAAACCTTGCGCGCCTTAGATGACTTAGTCACCCAGGGCAAGGTACTTTATGTTGGCGTTAGTCAGTGGACCCCTGCGCAGATTACCAGTGCCCTTGGCATGGCCAAAACACTGAACCTGCATCCGATCATATCGAATCAGCCCTGCTATAACATGCTACAACGGGATATTGAATCTGAGATCGTACCTCTCTGTACCCAGGAAGGGATCGGCCAGATTGTCTACTCGCCCTTAGCACAAGGTGTCCTGACCGGGAAATACCGAAGGGGAAAGACTATTCCGACGAATTCCCGGGCCACGGAGGAGAATGCAAAACAATTTGTACAACGGGTACTGACAGAGGAAAACCTGCTCAAAGTAGAGAAGCTATCGGCATTGGCCGCACAATACGATCTAACCATGATCGAGTTGGCCCTTGGATGGATCCTCCGCTTACCGATTATCAGTAGTGCCATTGTAGGAGCAAGAACCCCTGAACAGGTGGCGCAGAATGCAAAAGCCTCCGGCGTTGTTCTACCCGATGAATTACTAACACAACTGCAGACTATCTTGGACTAG
- a CDS encoding threonine/serine exporter family protein, giving the protein MTTIDEALELCVLAGALLLGSNAEIDRTESTIAKMAKAVGMKEAEVFATPTGFVVTLEDQNGNSKTQVRRITNTGNNLSVLDEVNGVSRSLAQGKVSATEARALLRAVSDKKPSHRGWIALNVGIASGSITYLLGGGLSDLGIVCLISMTAYLISAGLERVGRYRILSIATGAVWITAWVLISSQFIEGLSIETDIVGALMFYVPGITITNGIRDITSGNLISGAARLLDALLVALTLAFGVGLVLSLGTKVAIF; this is encoded by the coding sequence GTGACAACCATTGATGAGGCCTTGGAGCTTTGTGTCCTTGCGGGTGCCCTGCTTTTGGGTAGTAATGCGGAAATTGATCGGACGGAATCGACCATCGCCAAGATGGCTAAAGCTGTCGGGATGAAGGAAGCGGAGGTTTTTGCTACGCCTACAGGCTTTGTGGTGACCCTTGAGGATCAAAATGGGAATAGCAAAACTCAGGTGCGGCGGATCACTAATACCGGGAATAACCTTAGTGTGTTGGATGAAGTAAATGGGGTATCCCGAAGTCTTGCCCAAGGCAAGGTATCGGCTACAGAGGCGAGGGCTCTACTGCGGGCAGTTTCGGACAAGAAACCTAGTCACAGAGGTTGGATTGCTCTAAACGTTGGAATCGCGTCAGGTAGCATCACCTATCTTTTGGGAGGCGGCCTAAGCGACCTTGGGATTGTATGTTTAATCAGTATGACCGCCTATCTGATTAGCGCCGGGTTGGAACGGGTGGGACGATATCGGATCTTGAGTATTGCCACCGGGGCCGTATGGATCACAGCTTGGGTGCTCATCAGTAGTCAATTTATCGAAGGATTATCCATAGAGACTGACATAGTTGGGGCATTAATGTTCTATGTTCCGGGTATTACCATTACCAATGGTATCCGGGATATTACATCGGGCAACCTGATTTCCGGGGCCGCCCGGCTTTTGGATGCGCTCCTTGTAGCGTTAACTCTGGCTTTTGGGGTTGGTTTGGTCTTGAGTCTGGGAACGAAGGTGGCGATATTCTGA